Proteins found in one Syntrophales bacterium genomic segment:
- the mutL gene encoding DNA mismatch repair endonuclease MutL — MNPDKGKIVVLPEDLTNKIAAGEVVERPSSVVKELVENSLDAGATDIIIELVKGGKEAIKVIDNGEGIGPEDAVRAFERYATSKIYSFDDIYKVKSFGFRGEALPSIASISRVELVTKRKESLSGTRVMVEGGELKDVMETGCPVGTSVSVSDIFYSVPVRKKFLKKDSTEQGHCVDVITKLVLPHPDVRVKVVADGRTILNIPRTKDLAERIPLVLGRDLSGNVLYVEGEKKNIRLKGFISSPRFTRSNTRRMLYYVNKRFIKDSFLNHAVMTSYRRLIETRRYPTAVLLLDLSPDDVDVNVHPTKMEVRFRNPREIYETIVESLVKVLAGISPVLETLEKDGRPLQEYRGRVREALKRYTISSDTKIPPSPLYKRGGREKLSGESSFLFPPFVEGGEGGLSDESATAGHAGIWEISEDKKLPFSSLEYMGQVTAAYLVFSSPDGIVLVDQHAAHERVLFEKLRKVSMDEKVVSQSLLIPEIVSLPNHDFALLMELSGVLEDVGIEVEPYGGSTVVIKSIPAALPIGIEPKALLLDVVEEISKTGKSRRIKEVKDEIFKILSCRGAIKANHKLTESEVENLCKDLDSTPFASTCPHGRPTYIQLNIIDLEKMFKRR; from the coding sequence TTTACCCGAGGATTTGACTAACAAAATAGCAGCAGGAGAAGTGGTGGAGAGGCCTTCGTCGGTCGTGAAGGAGCTTGTGGAAAACTCTCTTGATGCTGGTGCGACAGATATCATCATTGAACTTGTAAAGGGTGGAAAGGAAGCTATAAAGGTCATTGACAATGGAGAGGGAATAGGCCCTGAGGATGCTGTCCGCGCCTTTGAAAGATATGCCACGAGTAAGATATATAGTTTTGATGATATATATAAGGTTAAATCTTTTGGTTTCAGGGGAGAAGCTCTTCCCAGCATCGCATCAATTTCCAGGGTCGAACTGGTAACGAAAAGGAAGGAATCTTTGTCCGGAACCAGGGTAATGGTTGAGGGTGGGGAGCTTAAAGATGTTATGGAGACGGGGTGCCCGGTTGGCACATCTGTTTCTGTCAGCGATATATTTTATTCTGTCCCCGTTCGGAAAAAGTTTCTAAAAAAGGATTCTACTGAACAGGGGCATTGTGTCGATGTTATAACGAAGCTGGTTCTGCCGCATCCCGATGTCAGGGTAAAGGTTGTGGCAGATGGAAGGACAATTTTAAATATTCCCCGGACCAAAGACCTGGCTGAGAGAATTCCTCTGGTTTTAGGAAGGGATTTGAGCGGAAATGTCCTCTATGTGGAAGGTGAAAAAAAGAATATCAGGCTGAAAGGATTTATTTCCAGCCCCCGTTTTACCAGGTCGAACACAAGGAGAATGCTTTATTATGTAAATAAAAGATTTATAAAAGATAGTTTTTTAAACCATGCCGTTATGACCTCTTACAGGAGGCTGATTGAGACAAGAAGATATCCAACGGCAGTACTATTGCTTGATCTTTCCCCTGATGATGTGGATGTAAATGTTCATCCGACAAAGATGGAAGTTCGTTTTAGAAATCCGAGGGAAATCTATGAAACCATAGTTGAAAGTCTTGTGAAGGTGTTGGCCGGTATCTCCCCTGTATTGGAGACATTAGAGAAAGATGGCAGACCACTTCAGGAATATAGGGGAAGGGTCAGAGAGGCGCTAAAGAGGTATACGATTTCATCGGATACCAAAATCCCCCCATCCCCCCTTTACAAAAGGGGGGGCAGGGAAAAATTATCAGGGGAAAGTTCCTTCTTGTTCCCCCCTTTTGTAGAGGGGGGTGAGGGGGGATTATCAGATGAAAGCGCCACCGCCGGGCATGCAGGGATATGGGAAATTTCTGAAGATAAGAAATTACCTTTTTCTTCTCTCGAGTATATGGGGCAGGTCACTGCTGCTTACCTTGTTTTTTCTTCTCCTGACGGGATTGTTTTGGTGGATCAGCATGCCGCTCATGAACGGGTACTGTTTGAAAAGCTGAGAAAGGTATCCATGGACGAGAAGGTTGTAAGTCAGAGTTTATTGATTCCGGAGATTGTTAGTCTTCCTAACCATGATTTTGCCTTGCTTATGGAATTATCTGGAGTACTGGAAGATGTGGGCATAGAAGTCGAGCCGTATGGAGGAAGTACTGTTGTAATAAAATCTATTCCGGCAGCTTTGCCCATAGGCATTGAACCCAAGGCACTGCTTCTTGATGTTGTCGAGGAAATTTCAAAGACGGGAAAATCCCGGAGGATTAAAGAAGTAAAGGATGAAATCTTCAAAATCCTGTCTTGTCGAGGGGCTATAAAGGCAAACCACAAACTGACTGAATCGGAGGTAGAAAATCTGTGTAAGGATCTTGATTCAACTCCATTTGCCTCAACCTGTCCGCATGGAAGACCAACTTATATACAGCTTAACATCATCGATCTGGAAAAGATGTTCAAGCGAAGATAA